The nucleotide sequence GGCCGCCCTGCCGGTGGCGGTGACCTTGAGCGGGGTGTTGCGGGAGGGGGAGCCGTTGCCGGCGCCCGCGACCGTCGGATGGCCCTTCAGGACGCACGTCTTCCGGGAGACGTTGGTGAACTGCACGACCGCCGCTCCGGTCCCGGTCCCGACGGGCGGGTGGGCGGCCTGCCGGGCGCTGACCTGGAGGGCGGAAGCCGGGCAGGCGGGCGGCGGGGTGGAGGTGGTGGTGCTCGCCGCCATGGCGGTGCCGGTCAGGATGCCGGTCACCGCCGCCGCGACGGCCGTGACCGCCGTCGTCGCCAGAGCCGCCCTGCGAACGCCGTTGCTGTGCCGCATGCTGTCTTCCCCCTGAGTCATCTCGTACGCGGGTTTCGGTCGTCGGTTGTTGCCCCGCGGTACGCGTGGTCGTCGGTACGTGAGTGCAGACAGGGCGGGAGCGCGGCAGGTTCCGTGCGGCGACTGCTTGTGACGGAACGGTGACGGCAGGCTGCCTCCTGCGCAGATCGCCATCGGGGCGGACAGAAGGATCTCCAGCGCGCCCTTGTGCACAACGAACGCTGGTTGAGGCGGG is from Streptomyces asoensis and encodes:
- a CDS encoding DUF4232 domain-containing protein — encoded protein: MRHSNGVRRAALATTAVTAVAAAVTGILTGTAMAASTTTSTPPPACPASALQVSARQAAHPPVGTGTGAAVVQFTNVSRKTCVLKGHPTVAGAGNGSPSRNTPLKVTATGRAATVTVRPHGKAWVKLTFVQVQGEGDGYCVSGRTPAVYPTMVIGLPHSGKHQVALNDGWWAECDNKVTATPVSAVKPS